The genomic DNA CGCAGCGATTCTCGTTGAGCGTTCAAGAGTGCTGAAAGTTTGTCCTTTGCGTATTCGCGCTCTAACAACACTTTTCCTGCGACAGCTCCACTGCGGGTCACATCGGTGAGGCGTTTGATTTCACGCTCTTCAACATCCAGTTCGCCGAGTGTCCGCAGGAATTCCGTTTGTGCCTGGACGAGATCTTCATGAGTCAGTCGAATTTGAAACAAGAGCGAACCCGGCTTCACCGCTTCACCTTCAAGAGCGTGAACATGCATGATCACACCTGTCATGGGCGTGGCAATTTGTACTCGTGTTCGGCCCGGTTGCTCGACGATCAGAGCCGGGACTGTAATCGACTTGCGAAATGTTTCGAGTTTGATCGGGCGGATTTGATCGTCGGTCAGGCCAACGTTTCGCCGCGCCTGAGCTGACAGCTCTAACGATGTTGCTTCATTGTGCCCCGCATGGGCTGCATGGTCATGGCCTGCATGCGGATCGTCTGCTCCATGAGCATCTTCCCCATGCCCATCGGAACCACCATCCCGAAAGAGCGTGATCGTTCGTGTCACCCAGTTTTGTGTCGCGGGTAACCAGCGCTCAATGGTGGCTGCTCCCACAATAAAGACGACGACCACCATGGACGTCCAGATCCATTTCAGGGGCAATTTGGGGATGCGATTTTTCATCGTATAAAGTCCTGATCACAGGAGTAATATTGAAACAGCAGAAGTGATGTTGAGCTCGATCAAAGGCTGAAAAAGCTTTCGATATCCGATTCACTCAGAGCGAATCCACAAGTCTTGCAAGCGGTTCTTACAGTGCTTGAAAGACCAGTCCAGACAGGTTCGTGCGCACGCAATGGCGCTACGTTCTGAACTGCAAACGTGTTGAATCCGGGCAAAGAAGAGTGATCAATGACAGCAACGATTCGTCAGGAAAATTGTGACGAAGTGGTTGCCTGAGTGCGCAAGAAGTGCGACACATCAGTGATCAAGTTCCCGGAGGCTCACTTAAAGCTGCCAAACCTGCTTAAAGAGGTGCAGGGACTGAGTCTCAAACGGGTGATCAGCGGGTTTCTTAAATTGGTTGCCCGATTGCAGAGGAGAGAGAGCAATCTGAAAAGGAGGCATTCCACCCAGTGCTGCGTCCAGTGAGAGTGGATCTGGCAGTGTGACATCATCTGTTCGTGGCGTCGAAACAAACTGGCAGTCGACTTCGCCACAAGGGGCGTGGTCGTCATGTTCTTGTTCGTTCTTCTCTGACTCGTGTTGCTCGCAGTGAGCGATTTTTACGCTCTGCGGGGAGACATCGCTTTTGCAGCGATGTGAGTGAGAGTGCTCGTCAATCACTTCTTCAGGCTGATCTGAGGAGTGAAAGATTTCTGCAAAGTGACCATGTGCTGCATGACCATGCGTATGGTGCAAGCAGCATCCAAACAGTGCATGAAACATGACTGTAATGGTGGCCGAATGGATGCAGAGTAAACGGAACATGATTTTATGACACGCTTTTGTTAGGTCATTAACTATAGTACAGGAATGTTTCAGCAGCGGCAAAGTAATTATCGGTTTTCGCCAGAGAAGTCTAGAGCGAAACGACAAGCGGGTGAAATGGCAAGTTCCGTGCCACGACCAATTCCCAGTTTTAGAAGCTCACGTATCGTATTCTTGAGAAACGACTTAGTAGCATCTGCAAGAAATGATGCGTTTGTCTTTTGAACCTCTCTTTGGGATCAGATTGATGTCGTCACGCACCATTTTGATCACAACGTTCTGTCAGGTCAGGCGATTGTTGCTCGACGTGATTTTACTGCCCGCTTACTGCCCGTTTAATGCCTGGTCACGTAAGCTGTCGTCACCATCATAAGTGGCAACATTACTGAGTCCACCAGTTAGGAGAAGTCCTGAAATGCGTGCATCGGCTGTCGACAGGTCGCTCAAACTCGTGACATAATTCAAGTTCGTATCGAAGTAGGTTCGACGAGCGGTCAATACTCTGAGAAAGTCAAACTCGCCAGCTTCTTGAGCTTCCTGAACAAGTTCTAACGTTTCTTGCGCCTTCGGGAGAATCGCAGTTTCATATCGAGTCACCTTGGATTTTGCGATCTGGTATTCACGCATGGCGTCCGCAAGGTTTTGTCGAATCTGCATCTTGATGCGCTGCACATTTTGAGTCGCTTCGCAGTATTCCGCATGAGCTGCAGAGATGTTGCCTTCGTTTTGGTTGTTGAATGGAATCGGCAGACTCAGCTGAATGTTCGCGAAAGTGTCTCCGGTTCCATCGTCGCGTCCTACTCCAAATTGTGCATTGACGTTCGGAATCGCCTGCACGTTCTGTCGCTGCAGGTTGGCCTGGGTCCGTTGTACGCGGGCATACGCAACGGAGAGCAGGGGGCTTTGGGCGACAATTTCGTTATAGATCATTTCCGCATCACGCGAATCTTGTGTTGTTTGAAATTCACCGATCAGTACGCGTGGTGGCAAGTCGGAAACTCCAACAAGGGCGACCAGTTTTTTCCAGGCAGCTTCGTACTGAAACTCTGCTCGTTGAATCACCAGCTCAACTTCATTCAACTGAATTTCGCTTTGCAGGACATCTGGACGGGTTCCAACTTGTGCCTCGACACGTTCCTTCGAGACCTGAACACCTCTTTCCATAATTTCACGGAAGTCGCGGGCAAGTTCTAATCGTTTCTGGGCAGCTAAGGCTTGATAAAACTGAACCTGAATGTCTGTCCGGACACGTTGTCTTTGAGTTTCGACTTGCCAGCGCATCGATTCAACGTCATGCCCAATCACTTGTCGGTTCCAGGCCAGTTTGTCGCCACGAACGAATGTTTGAGAGACATATGCCCCCTGTAATCCACCGGCTCCTTCGTTGCCGATTTCTTCGCCGAAATACCCGATCGAAGGGTTTGGCTTGAGTCCCACTTGATAATGAACGCCGGAAGCCTTGCTGGCGGCTGCATTCGCTTGTTGAATCGCAGGGTTGTTTTGCATGGCGAGATCTTCCAGAGCCTGCAGCGTCATCCCTGGTTCAGCCGATGAGATCGTCTGCTCATCTGGAACGGGTGGGAGCTTTGCCGGCTCAGAAAGTGCTTGATTCTCGACGGCGATTTCTGGCTGAAAATTGACAACCTGGATTTCATTTTTTGAATCGGGTGCGTCAACTGAAGGCCGGCCCGGAAGCTGAGTTTGTTCCTTTGCAGCCACCGTTTCACCGTATGGAGTCCCTTGCTCCACAGCGACGACAGGATTGGTGGGGCTCGTTTTTTTGACTGGAAGAGAGACGTGCGAACGTGCTGACGCACATCCAACGCCCAGCATTGGAACAAGTCCGAGGGCCAGCAAACGGCGAGCGAAGAGATTGGTTTTCATCACGATACCTACAGAAAATGGAATGAAAAAATGAATGGATTAGGTCGGCTGCGAATTGCAAGAGACTCGCTGGTCTCTTGCCTCTCGTCTCTCGTTAGACCTGAATCCTCATCCCGAGTTGCCTGCTCCTGCTCTTTGAGAAAATTTCAGTATCAATTTTGAAAAGTGAACTAACTGGTGTTACTTCGAGTATTGAGATGCGATCAGCACAAGTGCTTGCTTTAAGATTGGGTTCGGCACGAGTCCTGTTTGCATGGAGTGCAGTTGTGGCGTCGGCGATCTGATCACAAAACGGACACTCTTTTGAGCTTCGTCCATCATGCTGTCTCGTACTGCCAAATGAGTGGGAATGAACCTCCTCTATCAGGCTGTCATGACAACATCGAGACGCAGCGGAGTCATCTTTTCGTGAGCAGTGCTGATGCGCTGGAGAACACCAATGACATGGCACGGCAATCTGGACAGCCAGAAAGAAAGTCATCATGGCAGAGACAAATTGACGACTGAGCACCATTGCATCCATGCGTTGGGGAGGGATTGTTGTGTGGGGCGAAATACGCGATCAAGCATTTTGATCGCTTATCCCGAATACAACACTTCTTCTCATTTGTTCGACGTTCCGGCTGATGCAACTTGGGCATCTCCCGTTGAATCAGGAAATTCCTCACAACACGCAAAGTTTGCCAAGCGTGTCATCAACGTTCAGCCAGCGTTCAGCCAACGTTCGGGAGCCCCCCCTGAAAACGGGGGCGAGAGAATTACCTTGACTCGTGGCAGTAGGAGAAGTAGGCTGAAAGTATGAATTTTTTCATGGCAATTCTGTTGACCTACTCGCTCTTGGCATGCCCTTTTCGTTGTTTAGGGGATGTTCCGGGGAGTGTTGTACAGTCTCAAGATGGTGAAAAACTGTCTCCCTCGGGGATTGCTTCTGCCTGCTCATGTTGCACAAAGCAGTCTCCATCATCACCTGAAGATGAGCATCTGAGTCACAGCGAGGAGAGCGAAGTACCGGTTGAAGACTGTGCTTGTCAGTGTCTTTGTAAAGGTGGAATTCAGCCTCAGGAAGATTCTTTTGAACTTGACCTGACTCTTTCGGGGATCGCTGCACAGATCGCGTCTACAACTCTTGTTGACGATTCCTTGATGGAAATGGTCGATTCTCTCAACTTCTATGAAATTCCGGACCATCCCCTCTGCGAAGATGGCCAGGAGATCCGTCTCCACGTTGCGTCGTTGATCATCTAAAGCCGCTCTGCTGTCAGGCATCGAGCAAATTCGAACCGTGATCAATCGGAACTCGTTTCACTGTCGAAATGCTCTGTCGTGCTGCGCAAAACTCACCGTGGTCGTGTTACCTTCGCCGGTTCGCGATCTGTCGATCTCTTCCGAATTGCATACGAGTATCACTTGAGCTGAGTCCCTGTTCGGGAATGAAATGACTCTCATTAGAGTAGGTTGCACTACCGTGTGGCCGTGAAGAACGCATTTCTCTAGAACTGATCCTAAAACTTGAAATTGCTTTCTCAAACGTTGAGGAAAGCGGCTGCTCCAGAGGTTTTCGGACTGGTTCTAGTAAAAATGCTGTTCGCCACGCGGCGGACCCTGCAAACCAATTTGAAAGATGCTCTAAGCCTCTTCTCAGGGGTTGTGAGACATGACTCAGACTTTCGGATCAACTGATAAAGCTTCGCTGAAATGTTCCATCTCAAAACGCTACCGTGGGAATACGGTGTCCGAAATTTAATTCGCAGGCCGACACGCAGCCTGTTGACGCTCGCTGCGTTAACAGTTGTGATTCTGTTGGTCTTTATAGTTGTCGGATTCATTCGAGGACTGGAAACCTCACTCGCGGTGAGCGGTGACGAAGATGTCGTACTCGTTTATTCAATGGGAGCCGAATCGAATATCGAAAACTCAGCGATCCCGGCACAAACAGGAGATTTACTTGCCGCGAGCATCCAGGGCATTTCAACGAGAGGAGGCAAACCCTGTATTTCCTCCGAGCTTTACCTTGGGACTCGTGTCAGATCTGAAACCGATCAGAGCGAATCACTCGGGCTCATTCGCGGTGTGACGACAACCGCTCCACTGGTGCGCCGACAGGTCCGAATCATTGAAGGAGACTGGCCACAAGCGGGGGAAATTCTGGTCGGGAAACTTGCCCCGGCTAAGCTTGGTTGGAAGTCCCACAAATTGAAACTGGGCGAGACGGTTCGGTTTGAAAACCGAGACTGGATTGTCAGTGGTCGATTTGCAGCGGGTAGTTCTGCGTTTGAATCAGAAATTTGGTGCCGACTTCCCGATTTACAACAAACACTCAAGCGTCAGGACATCAGCCTGGTTGCAATGTTGTTAGGGCCAGAAACTTCACCAGCAATCGTTAATCTGTTCTGTAAAGAGCGGAGAGATCTGGAACTCCAGTCTCTTTCGGAAACAGAATACTTCGCATCTTTACAACGTCATTACAAACCCGTTCTGCAACTTGCCTGGCTCGTTGTTGCGCTTGTCGCTGGAGCAGGAGTTTTTGCAGGCTTGAACATGATGTATGGAGCTGTTGCAGGTCGAGTTCGCGAGCTTGCAACGCTTCAGGCAATCGGGTTCCGTCGACGAGCGGTGCTGCTAAGTTTGATTCAGGAAGCCGTCTTACTGTCGACTTCAGCCGCTTTGATTGCGGGACTGATTGCCACGTTTTGGCTGAATGGGCTCGCTGTCAGATTCACAATGGGAGCTTTCACTCTCCGAGTCGACAGCGTCGCCATACTGATTGGGTCTGGAACCGGATTACTACTGGGAGTGATCGGTGCAATCCCACCTGCTTTCAAGGCGTTGCGATTAGAAATCGCACAGAGCCTGAAAGCGATATAACCCAGAAACCTTAACCACTCCTAAGAACTCTGGAAGAGTCGTTTCTCTCAATGTTTGAGAGAGCAAATTCAGATTTCAGGATCAGTTCTCAGCAAAGAGGACTGAATACGAGTTTTCACTCACTCACGAAAAAGGATTTCAAATGAAACTCACTCACACGCTGCTAACACTTTCACTCGTCGCAACCACCGCCATCTTCACCGGCTGCGGTCAGACAGCAGACAAGTCAGCCTCGACCAGTAGCCAAGTCGACAGCGACCTGCTCATCGAATCAGAACCTGCCGACGCGAAAGATGTCGGTGAAGTTTTCGAAGCCAGCAAAGATGGAGACGAGGTCACCATTGTCGGACGTATCGGAGGCTCGCAAGCTCCCTTTGTTGATGGCTTGGCTGCATTCACGATTGTTGATACCGGCATTCCGCACTGTGCGGATGATGAAGGTTGCCCCACACCCTGGGACTACTGCTGTACAACCAACCAACTTCCGGGAAATCAGGCGACAGTCAAAATCGTCGACGAATCAGGACAGCCGATTCCGAAAACCGCCAAGGGACTTTTGGGAATCAACGAACTGTCAGTCGTCGTCGTGAAAGGAAACGCAGTCCGCGACGATGCCGGAAATCTTTCTGTGACAGCCAATCAGGTGTACGTGAAAGATAAAAAGTAAGACCGAAGTTTTATTGAGAACTGATCCTGAAACGTGAGTTAACTCTCTCATTCATTGAGAAAAGTGACCATTCCACAAGTTTCCGGACAGTTTCAAAACTTTCGATAGAGATGATGTCTGGTCCCTTGCGGATGAATTTGCTGTTCCAGCAAACGATTCCCAAGGGACAGGCAATCTGAAAATCGACAATCAGTGAATTCGAAAGGCAGGGGACAAGCCGCGAAAATTCGCTCTGCAAACCATTGTCGAGTCGCGCGGACACTTGCAACTCAAGAGTAATAACGATGACCAGTCAAATTGATTTGAAGCAACTCTCATCGGCGTCACCGAAAGGTGAGACACGACCGGAAGGGCAGATTCAGCGCCCTCAGCGGATCATCTCACGTTACGTCCTTCCAGCGGCAATTCTTTTGGGATTTGTCGGCATGGTTGGATGGGCGGCACGTGATCAGTTTGAGAGTTCCAAGGCTGTTACGGTTGTCCCCGTTGTGGTGACTCGTGCAGAGGTCCAGACAGCTGGAACTCCGTTGTTTCAAGCTGCCGGTTGGGTCGAGCCGAGACCTTCTCGACGACTTGCCACGGCATTGACGTCGGGGATTGTTGAAGAAGTTTATGTCGTCGAAGGCGAGCAGGTTGAAGTGGGACAAAAGCTCGCGCGATTGATTGATACCGACGCAAAATTGGAATTGCAGCAGGCTCAGGCTAACCTTGCTCTCAGAGAAGCAGAGTTACAAACGACACGCGCACACGCCACGGCCGCTCAGCAGCGACTCGAGTCTCCAATGAAGCTGCAAGCGCAGGTCGCTGATGCGCAGTCCACAGTGGCAGATGCGGAATTACAACAGGCAAGGTTGCCATTTCAAATCCAAACAATGAAAGCGAGAGCCAAATTTGCGGAGCAAAGCTACCTGAATCGAAAAGATGCAGGTCAGGCCGTCGCTCGCAGTCTGATTCAGGAAGCGGAAAGTGAGTATGTCGCCTTGAATGCAGAGCTTGCAAACTTGCAGAATCAATCTCCACTGCTTGAGAAAAGAATCGAGGCACTTCGGGCGAAAGCGGAAGCATTGCAGGTCGAACGCGAGAAGCTCATCGATGAACGCCGCTCACTGAATGTGGCAGATGCAGAAGTTCAAGTCGCTCAAGCACGTCTCTTGCAGGCTCAACTCGCTGTGAAAAATGCGGAACTGAGACTCTCAAGAACGGTTATTAAATCTCCCATTCAAGGGCGGGTACTTGAAGTCCTCGCATTCCCCGGATCGTCTGTCATGGGACAAAACCCCCAGTCGAATCCGGAAGCAAGCACCGTTGTCAGCTTGTATCACCCCGAACAACTTCAAATTCGAGCAGATGTCCGACTGGAAGATCTCCCCTTGGTCCATCCCGGTCAGCCGGTCCTCATCGAAACCGCAATTTCAAGTACGCCCATCGAAGGACACGTCCTCCTCGGGACTTCTCGCGCGAACATTCAGAAGAACACACTTGAAGTTAAAGCTGCGATTCACTCACCACCTGAATCAATCCGGCCAGAGATGCTGGTCCGGGCAACGTTTCTCGCTCCTGATCGAGAAAGCGAAACAGAAAACGGAAATACAGAACAGGAACGCATGCTGATTCCACGAAAACTTGTCACCGAAACCGACTCGGGATCGGCAGTCTGGATTGTCTCCGCAGAACGGACAGCTCACCAACAGAAAATTTCCCTCGGAACTGCCGGCACCGATGTTCTGGTCGAAGTCACAAGTGGCCTCACACCGACCGACCGAGTCATCAGTGTTGGGCGGGAGAATCTTCAGGAAGGGGACAAAGTCGCCATCACAAATGAAGAAGAGTGACGGTCAAAATTTCCAATACACATTGAATCAGACGGCCCCCAGAAGGGATGATAAGAATGGCACTCGTAGAAATTCGCAATCTGACAAAACGTTTTCAATCGGGAGAAGAAACGATTTCCCCTCTCGATGGGATCGATCTTGATATCGAGGCAGAAGAATTTGTTTCTCTCATGGGGCCCAGCGGAACAGGGAAGAGCACATTGCTCAACGCAGTCGCTGGTATCGACAGACCGAATGAAGGGAGCATCATCGTAAATGGAACCGACCTGACGAAACTGTCTCGTGCGAAATTAGCGGACTGGAGAAGCGAGAACCTCGGTTACATTTTTCAAACGCACAATCTCGTGCCGGTTCTCACAACGTATGAGAATATTGAACTTCCTCTGCTGTTGCTGCCGCTTTCCGCAAAGCAGCGGCAACAACGAGTCGAAATTGCATTGGAGGCAGTCGGACTTACAGACCGTGCCGGACATTACCCCCGGCAGATGTCCGGAGGACAGGAACAACGAGTCGGGATTGCCCGAGCAATTGTTGCCGGGCCGAAGATTGTTGTCGCGGATGAACCAACAGGGAGCCTCGACATTTCCACCAGCGAGCAGATTCAAGACCTCCTTCAGCGAATCAACAATGAACTTGCCATCACCATGTTGATGGTGACGCATGATCCAGACGTGGCTGCCATCGCAAAACGCCAGATCCGACTTGAAAACGGCAAGATCGCATCGGACACCGTGCAAGGTTCCCAGAATGGATCAGGAAAAAACCTGCGTACACAGCCGGTCTGACTTTTTTAATCAACCTCAGTTAAAATTCCTTTGAACCCCGAGAACGAACATGTTCCGCTTCATCCCTTACATCCTGAAGAGCCTCCTGCGACATCGCATGCGATCATTGCTGACCGTGAGCGGTTCAGCCGTTGCGATCTTTGTGTTCTGCTTTGTTGGCTCGATTCAAGAAGGATTAGAGCGGCTTACAAACGGAGACGATGCGCAGCAGTCTCTGATCGTCTTTCAGGAAAACCGCTTCTGCCCGACCACCAGCCGTCTTCCGGAAGACTATTCCCGGACTATCAATGATATTCCAGGTGTGAAAGATGTTGTCCCGATGCAGGTTTGGACAAACAACTGCCGCGCCAGTCTCGACATTGTCGTCTTTAATGGGGCTCCCCCTGAAAAGTTGAAATCGACCCGAGACCTGAAGCTCGTCGCTGGAGATTGGGGAACGTTTGAGAAGCAGCACGATGCTGCTCTCGTTGGTCGCAATATCGCTCAACGTCGTGGTCTGAAACCGGGCAGTTCGTTCACCATTGGGGATATCACAGTCAATGTGGCGGGGGTCTTCACATCTCCCGTCGCTGCTGAAGAGAATCTGATTTACACGAACCTTGAGTTCCTGCAGTACCGGCAAGATGTCGATTCAGCAGGATTGGTGACGCTGCACGAAGTGTACCTGACTGAAGGTGCCGATCCCGAGTCGGTGAGCCGTTCCATTGACGAAGCACTCCGGACCGGACCAGTCCCGACAACAACCCGCCGCAAGGGAGCCTTTCAAGCGAGCACGCTGGCGGATCTCGTCGACCTGATTGGTTTCGCTCACTATCTTGGTTATGCCTGTGTGGGTCTTGTCCTTTCAATCGTGGCGACGACAACGGTGATGTCTGTTCAAGACCGCATTGTAGAACATGCCATTCTGCAAGTCATGGGAGTTCGCCCCGGTCGGCTCTTTCGATTCATTCTGAGTGAGAGTACCGTCCTGTGCTTTCTCGGAGGTCTACTCGGAACAGGGGTTGCCATGGGCGTTCTCTACTGGAGTGGTCTTGCCATTGGAGCAGAAGGGGTCACAATCGCGTTCCGGCCTTCCTTACCGCTCGCTCTCTCAGCGATCGTAGTCTCAATTCTCGTGGGGCTCGCAGCCGGGATCATTCCGGCATTCAAAGCCTCTCGAGCCTCGATCGTCATGGCACTGCAGGAGTAGGGTTTCGGAAATGCCGCTCTGTTGAGGGGATTCCTCATCGGCCTCCATTCGCAGTGTTCATTGAGCCTGCGCCTGACGGATTGTTTCACACGACGTCTTTCTCGTCGCCTTACCGTTCGATCCAGACGGAACAAGGTGAACGGTGCAGGATGCCGAGCCCTGTGCTCCCCAGGAAAACACGTTTCAAGAGTGATTTAGGGTCGCTGCTCACGACGATCAAATCTGCTTCACTCTCATTGGCGGACTCGATGATTTCGCGGGTGACACTGTTGCCTGAACGAACTTCGAAGGCAATGTCCTTCCAGTCCGAACGAAATTGATTCGCCAATGTCGCCAGCCGCGTTCTCTTGTCTTCGACTTCGCGAAGTTGCATTCCGGCAAATTGCTCTGGCATGAGAGGATCAACTGAAAATGTGTTCTGTACAACAGAAACCAGTCGGACTTGGATCTCCTGGCTGTTGCAATGTTCCTTGAGTTTCGAGAGTGCCTTAACTGCCGAACCTGTTCCGTCTTCCGCAATCAGAATCGTCTGACAACGAACTTCGTCCAGTACGTTCTCGCGAGGCTTCACAACGAGGACAGAACAGTCTGAATGCGTTGCGACCTGATTCGAGACACTTCCAAGAAAGACGCGTTCCGAGAATGTCCAACCATGCGAACCGACGACGCAAAGGTCCGGTTTTGATTCTTCGATTTGTTCCAAAATCGCAGTCGCAGCATGACCGTCGAGGAGTGACTCACCGATTGAACAGACTCTCGACTTCATACGGCTTGCGACGGCATCGAGGACATCTTGAGATGCTTGACGGCATTCGTCAACGGCATCGAGAACCGCAGTTGGGAACTTTGCACCTATCAAATGCAAGTCGGGAGAGGGAGAGACAGACACGACGTTGAGATCGATCGAACTGTTTTCTTGGCATAGTAAATTCGCCATAAAACGTTCGGCGTACTCGGCA from Thalassoglobus polymorphus includes the following:
- a CDS encoding TolC family protein; this translates as MKTNLFARRLLALGLVPMLGVGCASARSHVSLPVKKTSPTNPVVAVEQGTPYGETVAAKEQTQLPGRPSVDAPDSKNEIQVVNFQPEIAVENQALSEPAKLPPVPDEQTISSAEPGMTLQALEDLAMQNNPAIQQANAAASKASGVHYQVGLKPNPSIGYFGEEIGNEGAGGLQGAYVSQTFVRGDKLAWNRQVIGHDVESMRWQVETQRQRVRTDIQVQFYQALAAQKRLELARDFREIMERGVQVSKERVEAQVGTRPDVLQSEIQLNEVELVIQRAEFQYEAAWKKLVALVGVSDLPPRVLIGEFQTTQDSRDAEMIYNEIVAQSPLLSVAYARVQRTQANLQRQNVQAIPNVNAQFGVGRDDGTGDTFANIQLSLPIPFNNQNEGNISAAHAEYCEATQNVQRIKMQIRQNLADAMREYQIAKSKVTRYETAILPKAQETLELVQEAQEAGEFDFLRVLTARRTYFDTNLNYVTSLSDLSTADARISGLLLTGGLSNVATYDGDDSLRDQALNGQ
- a CDS encoding ABC transporter permease, which encodes MFHLKTLPWEYGVRNLIRRPTRSLLTLAALTVVILLVFIVVGFIRGLETSLAVSGDEDVVLVYSMGAESNIENSAIPAQTGDLLAASIQGISTRGGKPCISSELYLGTRVRSETDQSESLGLIRGVTTTAPLVRRQVRIIEGDWPQAGEILVGKLAPAKLGWKSHKLKLGETVRFENRDWIVSGRFAAGSSAFESEIWCRLPDLQQTLKRQDISLVAMLLGPETSPAIVNLFCKERRDLELQSLSETEYFASLQRHYKPVLQLAWLVVALVAGAGVFAGLNMMYGAVAGRVRELATLQAIGFRRRAVLLSLIQEAVLLSTSAALIAGLIATFWLNGLAVRFTMGAFTLRVDSVAILIGSGTGLLLGVIGAIPPAFKALRLEIAQSLKAI
- a CDS encoding efflux RND transporter periplasmic adaptor subunit, giving the protein MTSQIDLKQLSSASPKGETRPEGQIQRPQRIISRYVLPAAILLGFVGMVGWAARDQFESSKAVTVVPVVVTRAEVQTAGTPLFQAAGWVEPRPSRRLATALTSGIVEEVYVVEGEQVEVGQKLARLIDTDAKLELQQAQANLALREAELQTTRAHATAAQQRLESPMKLQAQVADAQSTVADAELQQARLPFQIQTMKARAKFAEQSYLNRKDAGQAVARSLIQEAESEYVALNAELANLQNQSPLLEKRIEALRAKAEALQVEREKLIDERRSLNVADAEVQVAQARLLQAQLAVKNAELRLSRTVIKSPIQGRVLEVLAFPGSSVMGQNPQSNPEASTVVSLYHPEQLQIRADVRLEDLPLVHPGQPVLIETAISSTPIEGHVLLGTSRANIQKNTLEVKAAIHSPPESIRPEMLVRATFLAPDRESETENGNTEQERMLIPRKLVTETDSGSAVWIVSAERTAHQQKISLGTAGTDVLVEVTSGLTPTDRVISVGRENLQEGDKVAITNEEE
- a CDS encoding ABC transporter ATP-binding protein; the encoded protein is MALVEIRNLTKRFQSGEETISPLDGIDLDIEAEEFVSLMGPSGTGKSTLLNAVAGIDRPNEGSIIVNGTDLTKLSRAKLADWRSENLGYIFQTHNLVPVLTTYENIELPLLLLPLSAKQRQQRVEIALEAVGLTDRAGHYPRQMSGGQEQRVGIARAIVAGPKIVVADEPTGSLDISTSEQIQDLLQRINNELAITMLMVTHDPDVAAIAKRQIRLENGKIASDTVQGSQNGSGKNLRTQPV
- a CDS encoding ABC transporter permease, translated to MFRFIPYILKSLLRHRMRSLLTVSGSAVAIFVFCFVGSIQEGLERLTNGDDAQQSLIVFQENRFCPTTSRLPEDYSRTINDIPGVKDVVPMQVWTNNCRASLDIVVFNGAPPEKLKSTRDLKLVAGDWGTFEKQHDAALVGRNIAQRRGLKPGSSFTIGDITVNVAGVFTSPVAAEENLIYTNLEFLQYRQDVDSAGLVTLHEVYLTEGADPESVSRSIDEALRTGPVPTTTRRKGAFQASTLADLVDLIGFAHYLGYACVGLVLSIVATTTVMSVQDRIVEHAILQVMGVRPGRLFRFILSESTVLCFLGGLLGTGVAMGVLYWSGLAIGAEGVTIAFRPSLPLALSAIVVSILVGLAAGIIPAFKASRASIVMALQE
- a CDS encoding universal stress protein, whose amino-acid sequence is MKILLATDGSAHAEYAERFMANLLCQENSSIDLNVVSVSPSPDLHLIGAKFPTAVLDAVDECRQASQDVLDAVASRMKSRVCSIGESLLDGHAATAILEQIEESKPDLCVVGSHGWTFSERVFLGSVSNQVATHSDCSVLVVKPRENVLDEVRCQTILIAEDGTGSAVKALSKLKEHCNSQEIQVRLVSVVQNTFSVDPLMPEQFAGMQLREVEDKRTRLATLANQFRSDWKDIAFEVRSGNSVTREIIESANESEADLIVVSSDPKSLLKRVFLGSTGLGILHRSPCSVWIER